A region of the Cucurbita pepo subsp. pepo cultivar mu-cu-16 chromosome LG14, ASM280686v2, whole genome shotgun sequence genome:
tcactaatatatatatatatatatgtcataAAGTTTTGGTGTCCTACTTTGAGAACGGCACACCAAAACCAAAAGAGGATGGATAAGTTGGTTCAGTTAATTGAacggtaaaaaataaaaaataaagggagagagattcagttaaaaagtaaaaaggtaattttgtAAGTGTAGTGGGTTGGTGAATTGTTTTGTTATGGTAATTAAGTCATCATCACTATAACGGGTTTAGTTCACCTACTTAACCACGTTTTGTGCTTAACTAACTCACTTCCCAAACACTAACCCACACACCAAACACAATccaaactaattaattattttattattttattattttattaattaactcAAATACCAAATCTCATATGTCGTTGTGATTTAGCTAactacattattttttatatatatatatatattcttaatttattataagatgattatttatttgataaaattttcgGGGAAAAAGGCtattatatcaattaaaattattgattttcatctattttataaataaattttattgaattaataaaattaataaaaattattgattactTAGCTtatcatttcttaaatatatttaaataattaattagggaAGTTAAATTCCCTTAATTCATTCATTGTTAATATATCACAATTTCACGTTATAATTagttaattcaaattaatttttttcattaataataatgaactatagttaattaaaattaattaactattacATTGTAATGATTAAATATTCAACTAAAATACCAAATAATCATAGTCCACGTGGAAAACAAGCCTTTTAAGCGAAATACCAAATTTGCCCATGCAAACCTAATATATTTACAGACGGTTGGCTTTTGGAAATGTTTGGCGCCTTGGATGGAGCGGCAGTTGCGGCAAAATCCACGAGGAAAAAATGAACGGCTGAGATTAGATATGAGATTCCATCCTTTAGATatagtgtgtgtgtgtgtttgggGAATCTATTATAGCCCTTTTTGTTTGGTGTTCTTAGATATACTTTGAATGTTCCTTCTTACCAAATTTATGGGTAAAATCGTAAATAAATTTACTCCATTATTGAATCATAAACAAGAACATATAACTCGACCGTTAAAgacatttatttcatataatatattacaTTTGGTTGATGTTGAGTACATACCGTAATTAATGGGCTAATCAATTGAACTCTTGTATACGTACTATAATTAATGGGTTAATCAATTGTTTGCTTATATAATGTCtctttctaaaaccttctcttaaaactgaggttagaggctcgagcatacgtcgtttGGCCGTAAGCGACTCACGAATGAATTGGCTTCAATTGtggttggaaagtgagtgcggAACAATTGCAAGTGTGCTGGCATGGgagtaattaaattttaattaactaattaattgttGATTAAATTAGGGATAATGGAGGGTAATTATCGAATCCACGTTAAAGGAGGAGGAAGTGTGAGAGTATAAATAGaggagggggtggattgattCCAATTCCAGGACGGGTTTCTTCGCTTCCTCTGCTGTTCAAGGAATAACCACCTCCTAAAGATATACCCAccccttcttcctctctctctctctgttcattttttgttctgtttcaGAGGGAGCTTCCGTTTCTGGTCTCCAGATGTAACGGAGGTTCCTTCAcctcttcttttgttttcggATTCTAGTTCTCTCAGGATTTTGATATCTTTGTTCTTATTGTTCTTGGCCAAATTCGAACTCATGACTGTCCCAGGTTAATGGAATTTCactttgatttctttgttttttttaatttttggttcaATGTTCTGTTAATTGATTGATTCATTCGTTCATTGGCGTTTTCTGGTTGTTGTCGGTATAGAGGTGgtttttgtttgcttgtttaatctctggtttttgtttttgtttttgtttttgtttttgttttttttctatttctatgttgatttcttgatttttgtgttcttgtttGTGCAGTGGAGATTAAAAATCAACTAGAGAAATTTctagaaatggaaatggaaatggaaatggaactTGGTAAATTCTGTTATcgattgtttgtttgttttgtttagaaGAGTGGTTTTGAATCTGTGGAATCTCGATTTCGAATTGGtttgattaaaatttgtttggatTGGTGAAAAATTAGGgaaggaaatggaagaaatgggAGGAGAAGGGGGAATGAAAATTAAGGGCGTGGAGGGATATCCGTGCGATGAAAACTCGCCTAGGGGTGTGTTTGAGATTCCGATTATGGGGACGGATTCGGACCAGAGCGAGAGCAgcagcggcggcggtggcgacGGTGACGCTGGGGGGAGTCCGACAGCGGCGGAGAAAGCGCTAATACCGGCGGCTCTTCTCCAAGAGATCGGTGGAATTCCATGGAGGACGATGATTGGGtccataaagaaaaaaacgatTTGGAGATTCTCGACGTTTCCTTTACTGGCTGCGGGCTACGAGCTTTCGCGGAAGAATTTCAAGAGGAAATTGGCTCGGATTCGAAGCGCCGATGAAGGGATCACCAGCGATGATATTCCGTTTTGCAAACCTTCATGGAGGAACTATGGGTTCTCCGAGCTCGCCATCGCTACCAACAATTTCAGCCCTGGTATGAAACttctaaatttagttttacCCCAAATTTTCATTCTGTGATCTATAATTGTTTGTCTTATTGAATCATGCACGTATAAGTTCTAACATCTTTTAGTAGCTATACAGATTTATTACACAAAGCCTTCGTTTGATATCGATTTTGTTCCTTTACAATTGAGCGAAAGGTTTGAGAATCATATCTCATTCAACTCATCTTCCCCCAAACAAACAGTCTCTACTTAATGAACTCTTATAATTCAATCTTGCTCCATAAACTTGAGTCCTTAACTTTCTTCCCGGTACTCACAAGcacaccgctaacaaatattgttctctttgagctttcccttttggatttcccctcaaggtttttaaaacgtgtctagtagaaggaggtttctacactcttataaataatgtttcgctCTCCACCCCAAccgttgtgggatctcaatTCATcgcccttcaaggcccagtgtccttggtggcactcgttctcttaATCGAtgtcgttcccctttccagtcgatgtgggatttcacaatccacccccttcggagcccaacatcctcgctagcacaccgctcggtgtccaCCTCTCTTTCAGGGCTTAGCAAGGGCACActgcccgatgtctagctctgatactatatgtaacagcccaagccgaccgctagccgatattgtcttctttggactttcttttttgggcttcccctcaaggtttttaaaacgtgtatgctaggaggaggtttcaatacccttataaatgatgtttcgttctcttcttcaaccaaATCAGAATCTCAAGTTGCAGATTGCTTCATGAAGTCTGTTCCATATCAGAGATTGAGTGATTATGACCTCCGTAGActcccttttcctcttttcaaGAAAAAGCTACTTTTTGACCGAAAGAAGAGTAGGCTGTCCAAACCTCTAAGCAAATATACATGTTCCCAATACTggaatgtattaaaaaatttgacagTATGAGATTTTGCAGCCTTATTTATTGCATCCTTGCCTTTATGTCTCTTTCCAAATCCCAAGTGGATATCTGTAAGTTTTCATAGAGTGTTTTTGATTGGTACAAGTAGAAATTTGGTCAGCAGCCTGTCATGATATGTAGCTTTGAAGTCAATGGCGTCCAAGGACTTTTCATTGAATATCAATTCTCAGAAGTTAGCAGCCTTTCATAATCAACTAAAACCCAACCACTTTTCACACTGAACTGTAGATTTGTTATGGTTGTCTTTATGGTTCCTAATTATATGCTTTGTTTAAACTATTTCAGAAAACTTGCTGGGAAAAGGAGGGCAAGCAGAAGTTTACAAAGGTTGTTTCGCCGATGGCCAAGTCGTGGCGGTTAAGAGACTCAtgaaaaaggagaaggaaaacGAGGAAAGAACTGCTGATTTTTTATCGGAACTTGGAATTATCGCCCATATAAACCACCCGAATGCTGCACGATTGCTCGGGTTTGGAATTGATGGTGGCCTCTATCTTGTCCTTGAATTCGTTCCTTATGGCAGCTTTGCCTCGTCCCTTTTCGGTTCGTCACTTTTCCTCGAGTATTGCATTGGATCTCATTAATCGAGTTCTACTGTTTGAATTCATTTGAATTAACAAATTAACACTAAGAGCATGGCTTGAATTGAATTGGTAAAATGAACATGTATtattaaggaaaagaaaagatggatATGTTTGGCTGATGAAGGTAATGCTTTCAATATCAGGTGCGGAATCTCTGCCATGGAAGATAAGATTCAAGGTGGCTGTTGGTGTAGCAGAAGGACTGAACTATCTGCATCGTGAATGTCCTAGACGCATCATTCACAGAGATATCAAAGCCTCAAACATTTTGCTCGACGAAAACTACGAACCACTGGTAACGCGTTTATCCAGCTGGAGCATCGGTTTCAGGCAatttttttccatattaatGAAcgccttttctttctttgcagATCTCTGATTTTGGATTAGCGAAGTGGCTGCCCGAAAATTGGGCTCACCATGTCGTCTTCCCCATCGAGGGAACATTCGGGTGAGTTATAACAACACGGTGATTCTGTTCGACTCAATTCGATTCTTATAACAATTATATCAAGAACTATGAGATTCCTAAACTGCCACAGATATTTGGCGCCAGAGTACTTTATGCATGGAATTGTGGATGAGAAGACTGATGTTTTCGCTTATGGCGTTTTGTTGCTTGAGCTCATAACTGGGCGCCATGCAGTTGATTCGAGTCGACAAAGCCTCGTGATTTGGGTATGATTTGTAACTCCATAGCTTCAAGTATTATCCATGCAGTTGTAACAAATATGTATGCTTAGAAAAGGTTTAAATTTTGCAGGCAAAACCATTACTTGATAGCAGCAGCTTCAAGGAATTAACAGATCCAAAGCTAGGAGACGACTACGATCAAACCGAGATGAAACGAACGATGTTAGCAGCTTCAATGTGCATTAACCATACGTCGTCACTGCGTCCACATATGAACCGGGTAAGAGGAGGGTCTCATGGACGTCCATTTATCTCTATCCATTATAGCTCACTGGAGTGTTGTGGTGGGAATGTATGTAGGTAGTGCAGCTGCTGAAGGGAGAAGATGGACCAGTAGATCAACTAAAACAGAAGTCGTTGAATGGGGATCGGTCGCTCCTTTTGGAAGCCTGCGACCTCGAAGATTACACAATTAACTCGACCTACCTCAAGGACCTTACTCGTCACAGGGAGCTGGCTTTGGGGTGAAGGCTGCTCTGATGTTTGTGTTGAAAGTTATATATGATGATCAAATGATGCCTATGCAATTGAGTCCAAAGGCTGAGATATTATTGTTCACACAAGTCGGTGTCCCTTTTATGGCTCTGTTATATGCCCCTCTTTAAGggctcttcttttttttttgtcaaaatgCATATAGAGATGATAGAAGGGCcgcttaaatatatataaatgtgtGCATTTTCGTTGGCATAAGAGAAACATAAATTGtatattgtattttatatGCTTGtgatactcttttttttttttttttttttttttttttttttaagctcNNNNNNNNNNNNNNNNNNNNNNNNNNNNNNNNNNNNNNNNNNNNNNNNNNNNNNNNNNNNNNNNNNNNNNNNNNNNNNNNNNNNNNNNNNNNNNNNNNNNNNNNNNNNNNNNNNNNNNNNNNNNNNNNNNNNNNNNNNctttttttttttttttttttcttttcttttttctcaagCTCCTTCATTTCTCGACCACGAATACTATCGACAAGTCTAAGTTAAGATAAGTGCACGACTCTAATACTAGAGATAGGACAATGACATCTACAATGGTCTTGATTGGAGCAGCTCTATGTGGATGACCTCTTGTGAATTTTCGTACGAAGCATGTGAAAGGAAATAAAACATGCTAAAATGACATGTGTTGGTCAGTGGGTATAGATAATCTTCACTCTTCGAAATACTTTGAGATAAGTAGGTAACACGATCATGTCAGGGAAGATATATGAGAATGTTATGTTTGAAAGTCGACGAAGAGACCAAAAATGCTACTAATTGCAAACCTCTCTTCGAAAACTCATTGATTCAAATGtaacttaaaataaatcaaagttcaaaaatgtaattttctaaaaaatatatgtaattattaaatgaatcTTGAATTCAATTCTCATTATAGAGTTTAATGGGCTCTATTTCGATATAATATaattgtaatagtccaaactcactgttaataaatattatccgttagcccgttacgtattgtcatcagtctcacaattttaaaatatgccTATTAGAAATAGGCACAGACAAGTACACgactagatattgtccattttggcctgttacgtatcgttgtcagtctccgattttaaaacgcaccTATGAGGGAAAGgcttccacatctttataagaaatgtttcgctCCCATCTCTAagaacgtgggatctcacaagagTGTCAGAGAAGCCGACCAAGCAATGCTGGGGctaagaggtggattgtgaagtCTCGCTTGGTactaaaatgttttttatttgtttatagaAATTGTGTCggaattttgtaaatatgaactaaaatgatgagtttgtgagcttataaaattttttgaaagttgacctatataacttttttaaagtCTAACTATATAGCCATTTTAGGAAAaacatggctttgctttggctTCTCCCAAAACGTCtcgaaattgtattttttatttattataaactcatgatcattctttaaattagccgacgtgggactttcatccaacaatatGAATACTAGGTCGAGTGCAATGGACAAGGTGGAGACTGGAAAACGTGGCGCAAAGCTTGGTTCAATGCACCCAAATGGCCCAATGGTCGATCGATTCGTGCCCAGAACCACACTACTATTAATATCCCTTGCCATTTCCAAATCACAACTCTTACATCAACAGGATGGCGATTGTGTACCATTCATTCTAATCTAGCGAGCAAGTGAGCTCTGATAAATTCGGATTTTGCAGACATTGGCGTATACTTGAGCCTCAAATCACATTTACAAACAATGTTCTAGAAAACATAAGCGAGAAAATACgtttgaaagcaagaaagTAATCttataagctaaaagcgaTTAGGCAACAATAACAGTACTAGCATATAACTTTTGGGCCACTACTATTAGGCAACAGGTTTGGCCCATTATTAAAAGCCCATTTACTAATCTTTTGGGCCACTACTAGATAATATGGGCTTAAAGCCCAATTTTGATAGCTTGAGCCCAATTTCTGgccttttataattttttcattaaaaattgattttttatcgatatttttataatttaatattttctaacACATAAggtcataaataaaaataaaaaaataattatttggtgTATGTCAGTGTCAGATGAAATAGGGAAGACGTGCACGTGCGTCACCGAATCCTTCgagataaatttgaaattttaaagtgAAACGCACGTGCCTTGAGTCAAAGGTCAaaagttctttatttattattattattattattaattattttcctgTAGCACGAGTCCATATGCCCCCTAATTACACCCTAATCCCTGAGATAAGAAGGATGACGTGGAAAAAATTATTCCATGTCAAATCCAAATCagaatattcttaaaaatatattaatatcttcaaattttaaaaaaatatatatattaaaaattagttttgaaatataaaaaatataaatttttgatGTTATAATAAATACACTACTAATAATTTGGTAAATAAAGATGAACCTACACGTCAGCACATTCATGATTATCTAGAGATGGCCACGTGTGCTCGACGTGGCAAGGTGTAGGGATGATATCTTAATAATGCAAATATATTGGAGTGTTGTGTATATAAAGATTACTTACAAAGAGGGGTTTTCACATTCCTTTTTTCTGCTTTTGCCACGTGTTCATACCTATTTTCCACATGCACCAGCTCGGATTCTTTCATGCCGACAttaatcatttcttttttttctttttttttccacgtTTAACACCTAAACATGATTCACCACGATAAGGTTTACTTTAATATTAAGCTTTGTTCATATGGATTTATTGGAATTTATTAAAGGAATCCAATCGGTTCGATAAAAGGTACAACATGTCGAGAATTCAACTCGGGTATTTTTGTTTCTCGTGAGTTTCACTAAAGTGGGACTCGGGTTCTCGTGTTTTTGTGTGAATATGAGATATTGTGAAGTAATGTTGACTGTAAAGTTAATATATGGATCGAGTATGAGTAAGTTTTAAGTATTAGTGTCAGTACTCGATAACACAGAAGGGTATGTGTTCGTTTTTATCGAACATTGATATTGACATTTAAAACTGGGATCCATTACGTATACAAAAGTTTTGgctattaaaattttggtcaCCTATTACAATTACATTATATCATATCTTTACACGTGTCACGTGTGGATTGGATTGGTTGTGTCAATTGTCAGAAATGCTACACTTAACCGcctaagattttattttaaatattttgtgtcTAGATACAATGTTGGTTTAACCCgacatagaaaaaaaaaaattaatttacttttataattattgaactcaaagtacaaaaattatatatatatattaaaaaaatccttaaattttacCAAATTTCAATAATCAATAATGTCGTTTACGATTTTCATCAAGaattaaccttaaaaatattttagaatttttttgaaacatattatttaaatttttgaaagttcaagtgTATTTTTAGGATAATCTGCTAaatttaatggtatttttattaattttgtctaatatttattttaattttgattaagcTAATGATAATTATCTAGGATAATATGATAACATGTGACGTTAttactataaaaataattatataattaaagtttACCATGCATATAATGAGGTACTAAGTTACTAAGGTTAtatgttcaaatttatataatgTTATTTGTCCACAAGTGAAAAATAAtggttaaaataattaaaatttaccataaaataaaagcacATGGGCCACCTCTGTAGGGAGATAAAAACAGAGATGTCAAAAtcagtaaaaataaaataaaattactgaGAAATTTCAACCATTTCTCTTTGActattgaacataaaattatacaaaattttattttataatcttcAACTTggtttcattcatttatatatatatatatatatatatatacgcgCTGGTTGAACTAAGTTAGGTTAATGGTTTTCGCATGCCTCGGCGTCACAAGTTGGGTTG
Encoded here:
- the LOC111810234 gene encoding receptor-like cytosolic serine/threonine-protein kinase RBK1 isoform X2, which codes for MTVPGKEMEEMGGEGGMKIKGVEGYPCDENSPRGVFEIPIMGTDSDQSESSSGGGGDGDAGGSPTAAEKALIPAALLQEIGGIPWRTMIGSIKKKTIWRFSTFPLLAAGYELSRKNFKRKLARIRSADEGITSDDIPFCKPSWRNYGFSELAIATNNFSPENLLGKGGQAEVYKGCFADGQVVAVKRLMKKEKENEERTADFLSELGIIAHINHPNAARLLGFGIDGGLYLVLEFVPYGSFASSLFGAESLPWKIRFKVAVGVAEGLNYLHRECPRRIIHRDIKASNILLDENYEPLISDFGLAKWLPENWAHHVVFPIEGTFGYLAPEYFMHGIVDEKTDVFAYGVLLLELITGRHAVDSSRQSLVIWAKPLLDSSSFKELTDPKLGDDYDQTEMKRTMLAASMCINHTSSLRPHMNRVVQLLKGEDGPVDQLKQKSLNGDRSLLLEACDLEDYTINSTYLKDLTRHRELALG
- the LOC111810234 gene encoding receptor-like cytosolic serine/threonine-protein kinase RBK1 isoform X1; its protein translation is MTVPVEIKNQLEKFLEMEMEMEMELGKEMEEMGGEGGMKIKGVEGYPCDENSPRGVFEIPIMGTDSDQSESSSGGGGDGDAGGSPTAAEKALIPAALLQEIGGIPWRTMIGSIKKKTIWRFSTFPLLAAGYELSRKNFKRKLARIRSADEGITSDDIPFCKPSWRNYGFSELAIATNNFSPENLLGKGGQAEVYKGCFADGQVVAVKRLMKKEKENEERTADFLSELGIIAHINHPNAARLLGFGIDGGLYLVLEFVPYGSFASSLFGAESLPWKIRFKVAVGVAEGLNYLHRECPRRIIHRDIKASNILLDENYEPLISDFGLAKWLPENWAHHVVFPIEGTFGYLAPEYFMHGIVDEKTDVFAYGVLLLELITGRHAVDSSRQSLVIWAKPLLDSSSFKELTDPKLGDDYDQTEMKRTMLAASMCINHTSSLRPHMNRVVQLLKGEDGPVDQLKQKSLNGDRSLLLEACDLEDYTINSTYLKDLTRHRELALG